A window of Besnoitia besnoiti strain Bb-Ger1 chromosome Unknown contig00069, whole genome shotgun sequence contains these coding sequences:
- a CDS encoding cytochrome b (encoded by transcript BESB_070300), whose protein sequence is MDIINPSECLYDNYINAVPIKACSISYALNNHSYVELSHPDNSIPVNRFVTPLHIVPEWYFLAYYAVLKVIPSKTGGLLVFMSSLINLALLSEIRALNTRMLIRQHFMTRNVVSGWVIIWVYSMIFLIIIGSAIPQATYILYGRLATIVYLTTGLVLCLY, encoded by the exons atggacataattaatcctt ctgagtgcttgtacgataattatatcaatgcagtaccaattaaggcgtgtagcatctcctatgctctTAACaatcacagctatgtcgaattatcgcacccagataactccataccagtgaaccggtttgtaactccgcttcatatcgtacctgaatggtactttttagcatattatgcggtgttaaaagtaatcccatccaaaaccggtggtttgttagtatttatgtcctctctcattaacttagctcttttatctgaaattcgagctttgaatactcgaatgttgatacgacaacattttatgactcgaaatgtagtcagtggatgggtaattatttgggtatacagtatgatctttctgattattattggtagtgctattccacaagcgacttatatcttatatggtagattagctactatcgtatatcttactaccggattggttctatgcttatactaa